Sequence from the Nocardia brasiliensis genome:
CGGCAGTCATCGCCGCGCGCATCGTCGCGAGCAGGTTCGTGCCGGTATCGGCGTCCGGTATCGGGAAGACATTGAGCGCGTTGATCTCCTCGCGCCGATGCGCCAGGCCGTCGAGGCAGGCCCGGCCCCAGCGCAGCAACGCCGTGCCGTCCATCACATCCCGCACTCCGGGCACCGCCACCTCTCTCCCTCCGCCACTGTGTCCGAGTGCGGCACGCCGCCCGTGTCCGAGTACGGCACGCCGCCTGGGTCCGAGTACGGCACACCGTCCGGGCCCACCTGCGGCACACCGCCTGGTCGCGCTCGCGTCACGACCGCCGCTCGCCAGGTTAGCGGGCGATACCGACACCTGGCCGACGGTATGGGCGGCGGTGTCCGGCCGGGTGCGCACGACTACACTCGAGCTGCCCCACAGCCGTCGTCGGCCGCATCGACCGGCGGCCGGTTTGGTGGATCGGTGCCCGTCCCGTTACCCTTGCAGGGTTGCCTCGCGTGGCCGTCGCCGGTTTGCGCTGGCCGACATCAGTCGGCAGGGGTACGTCGATACATTGTTTCCGGACATGCTGCCCGCGGGCGGTGGTCCCCACCATGACATGAAGGAGTTCGCGACTATGGCTGCCGTCTGCGACGTCTGCGCCAAGGGCCCCGGCTTCGGGAAGTCGGTCTCGCACTCGCACCGGCGCACCAACCGTCGCTGGAACCCGAACATCCAGACCGTTCGCGCCCAGGTTGCGCCGGGTAACACCCGCCGCATGAACGTGTGCACCTCCTGCCTGAAGGCGGGCAAGGTCGTCCGCGGCTGACCCGCCACGGCTGATCGGTACGAGACCGACCTACGCCCCGGCACCCTCACGGGTGGCCGGGGCGTAGTCATCCTCGGGTCCGTTCGGCGACCATGGGCATATGACCGAGTCGAGGTGGCGCATCCAGCCGCTCGCCGCCGAACACACCTATCGTCTCGCCGAATGCCATATCGCGTGCTGGCGTGAGGCCTACGCCGATCTGGTGCCCGCGCATGTGCTCGCCGCCTTCGATGTGCGCCGCCGAGCCGCGCAGTGGGAACGCGACCGGCTGCGCTACCCGGGACGCACGCACGTCGCGGTGCTCGGCGGCGCGGTGATCGGCTTCGCGAGCACCGGCGAGTCCACCGACGACAACCCGGTCACTCCATTGGAGTTGACCGCGCTGTACGTCCGGTCGGCCTGGTACGGCACCGGCCTCGCCGACGAGCTGGTGCACACCGTGCTCGACCCGCGAACGCCCTACTCGCTGTGGGTGTTCGAGGACAATCCGCGCGCGCGTGCGTTCTACCGCCGACACGGCTTCCGGCCGGACGGCGCGCGCAAGATCGAACCGTTCACCGCCGTGCTCGAGCTGCGCATGGTGCGCCGAGCACGGGAAAACGAGCCGGGCACAAGGCCGTCCGGCCCGGACATCGCCACCGGTTAGACCCGGCCTAAAGTGCAGACCATGACCTCCACCGCGCAGACCGAGTACGTGAAAACCGTCGACGGCGTCCTGCAGATCACCATCGCCACCGCCGCCAACGGCACGTCCATGGACTTCGGCGGCATCGTCGCGGGTACCGCGGCGCTGCGCGCGCTCGGCGCCGAGGTCGGCGCGGTGCTGCTGACGAGCACCGGAGCGAACTTCTGCGCCGGCGGCAACGTGCGCGGCTTCGCGGCCGCCGAGGACCGCGCCGCCCACATCTACGCCCTGGCCACCGACCTGCACCACTTCGTCCGCGCGCTCGACGCGACGACGGTGCCGGTCGTCGCGGGCGTGCACGGCTGGGCGGCCGGGGCGGGCATGAGCCTGGTCTGCGCCGCCGACATCGCGCTCGGCGGACCGAGCACCAAGCTGCGCCCCGCCTACCCCGGCATCGGACTCAGCCCCGACGGCGGCATGTCCTGGACGCTGCCGCGCATCGTCGGCCTGGGCCGGGCCCGCGAAATCCTGCTCACCGACGCCGTGCTGGACGCCGACGAGGCGGTCCGGCTCGGGCTGCTCAGCAGGCTGGTCGCCGACGACGAGGTGCGCGACGCGGCACTCGAGCTGGCCCGAAACCTCGCCGCCGGACCGCGTTCCACCCACACCGGCATCAAAACGCTGCTGGCCCAGTCGGGTTCGTCGACGCTGAGCGACCAGCTCGACCGCGAACGCGAGGCGATCGCGGCCGCGGCCGACGGCCCGACCGGCCGCGAGGGCGTCGACGCGTTCGTGGCGAAGCGGAAGCCGCGGTACCGGTAGCGCTAGCGCTCGTTGCGCAGCACGAACTCGGCGACCGCGTCGGTGAACGCATCGTTGTTGTCACCGGCCGCGGTATGCGCGGCACCGCCGATCTCGACCAGCTGCGCGTGCGGCACCAATTCCTGGAAGGCCGCGGCCCCCTCGGCGCTCACCACGTCCGATCGCAGGCCGCGCACCAGCAGCACGGGAATCCGCAGCCCCCGCGCGGCCGCCTCCATCTGCTCGACCATCGCCGAGGCGTCCTCGACCCGGCCGGAAAGCATGTCCGGATCCCAGTGCCAGTACCAGCGGCCGTCGCGCTGCCGCAGATTGCGCCGCAGACCGTCGGTGTTGTCCGGACGCGGCCGGTGCGGCAGATATTCGGCGACCGCGTCGGCGACCTGCTCGAGCGAATCGAAACCGTCGCGATGTTTGCCGAGAAACTCGATCACCCGCGCCACACCGGCCTGCTCGGGCCTGGTCACGATGTCGACGAGCACCAGCGACTTGATCGGCGCGCCGGGCACCGCGGTGGCGAGCAGCCCGGTGATCCCGCCCATACTGGCCCCCACCACGACGGCGGGCGCACCGAGCTGCTCCAATACCAGCAAAAGGTCTCGAACCATGGTGTCGCGGCGGTAGTCGCCGTCGGCGGACCAGGCGCTGTCGCCGTGGCCGCGCGCGTCCAGGGTGACCACCCGTAGGCCGGAGGCGGCCAGCTTGACGCCGGTCTGCTTCCACGAGTGCCTGGTCTGCCCGCCGCCGTGCAGGAAGACCACGAGCGGGCCGTCCGTCGGCCCGAACTGGTCGGCGACTAGCTCGAGACCACCCGAACCACGCAGCCGCAGCGGCGCGGGCTCGAGCAGATTGTTCGCATTACTCACTAACCGAGGATCGCATAGAACCCGTTATAGTTCTCCGGCGAGCCTCCCGAACGGGTTTCCGCTCAGCAATTCCACTTGCCGGACGCGCTGAAGGTGTTCTGCAGCAGGCAGGTCACCTTGGCGTTGACCGACGACGAGATGGTCGAGGAGCCGCTGGAGGTGAATTCCTCACCAATCGGCGCCGTCGCGGTACCGGCCGGGGCCGAGGTGGTGTCCGTGGCCCGCTCCAGCGGCAGACCCTGCGCACTCGCGGTAGCGGCGCCACCGGCGAGTGCGGCGCAGAGGGCGAGAGTCGCGGTGGTGCCGCGCAGTGCGCCACGAACGGTGGTGTTGGGCATGGGTAGAGCTCCTCACTCGATTCGAACTCGGTCGATCACACACAGACGCCCGCTCACGGCAGGCGCCAGTCAACGGGTTCGGCGCCCAGCTCGTCGAGCAGTTCGTTCACTCGGGAGAACGGGCGGGAACCGAAGAAACCGCGCGACGCCGACAGCGGCGACGGATGCGCGGACTCGATATAGGGCACCTCGGCCTCGACCAGGGTCGGTTTCAGCGTCGATGCGTCACGACCCCACAGGATCGCGACCAACGGCTCATCACGCGCGACCAGCGCGCGAATCGCCTGTTCGGTCACCGCTTCCCAGCCCTTGCCGCGATGCGAGGCGGGCTGTCCCGGTGTCACCGTCAACACCCTGTTCAGCATCAGCACGCCCTGATCCGACCACGGGCTCAGGTCGCCGCAGGACGGGGTCGGGTGGCCGAGATCTTTGGTGTATTCGGCGAAGATATTGGCCAGGCTGCGCGGCACCGGCGAAACATTCGGGGCGACAGAGAAACTCAGGCCCATCGCGTGGCCCGGGGTCGGATACGGGTCCTGGCCGACGACCAGCACGCGGACCGCGTCGAACGGACGCTGGAACGCGCGCAGCACATTCTCACCGGCCGGTAGATAACCGCGACCCGCCGCGTTCTCGGCGCGCAGGAACTCGCCCATGGCCGAAATTCGGTCCGCCACCGACTCGAGTGCCTTCGCCCATCCCGGATCCATGATTTCCGACAGTGGTTTCGCGCCCATGACCGCACAACTTAGCGTGGTTCGCGTGCCGGTGCCGAGTCCGCCCCACCGAACGATTCCCAGCCAGCGCTGCCGCGGCGGGTCGTTCCGTCGACTGTGACGCCGTGACCGGCGCACACGCGCCCGATCGGCACCCAGCCCGCGGGCAGCGGGCAGCCGGGCGGCCACGTCGCGGCGAAGGCGTGGTCCTCGCCGCCGGTCAGAATCCATTGCGTCGCATCGGCATCCAGCGCGGCGGCGATCTGTTCGAGCGCCGGGTCGCGCAGCGCGGCCGAGTCCAGCTCGATGGCGACCGCCGAGGCCGCCGCGATATGTCCGAGATCGGCGAGCAACCCGTCGGAGACGTCGGTCAGCGCGTTCGGGCCCGAGGTCGCCACCGCCGCGGCGCCGGACTCCGCGCATTGTGCCGCAGCGTCTTCGGCGGCGCCGGCCGTCAGGACGCCCAGGACCGCCGCGTACGGAGGCTGCGGCACCCGGTGCGCGGCAAGCACTTCGGCGAATCGGTCGGACCGGACCCCGGCGGTCAGCACCGCCAGTCCCGCCGCGGACCAGCCGAGCCGCCCCGCCACCGCGACCGTGTCCCCCACGCGCGCACCGGATCTCGGCACCGGGGTGCGGCCCGCCAGATCACCGAAGGCGGTCACCGAGATGACGATCTCGCGGCTGCGCACCAGATCCCCTCCGGCGATCGAGGCGCCCGCGCGACCCGCCTCAGCCCACATCCCCTCCGCCAGGCCGTCGACCACCGCGACGGGCGTCTCGGCCGGAAGACCGAGCGCGACCACGAACGCGCTGGGTGTCGCGCCCATCGCGACCACGTCGGCGGCGTTCTGCGCGATCGCCTTCCGGCCGATGTCGACCGGGCTGGACCAGTCCAGCCGAAAGTGGCGGTCCTGCACGAGCATGTCGGTGGTCACCACGAATCGCCCGTCCGGCGCGGCGACCAGCGCGGCGTCGTCACCCGGTCCGAGCAGCACGCCCGGCGCCTGCACGCGCCGCCGGTTGATCCGCTCGATCAGCGCGAACTCCCCCAGCTCACGCACCGTCATCGAGCCCGTGTCCTCAGTCACGGTCGACCCCGCAAGCGCCGCCGTAACGCATGACACAGGGCCCAGGCCCTGTGTCGAAGTCCGGCCGGATGCCGCCGCGGTTCAGCTCGTCGCCTGGCAAGGCGGAGGAGGAGCCGATACCGGGGTTGTATCGGGGACGACGACAACGCGGCCAGGCGGCGAGCTGGACCGTGGCGGCGCCGGATGGGACTTCGACACAGGGCCTGGTGCTCTCGCTGATGACCGGGGTCCTTTCCGACACGCTGCTGGCTGGAATCGACCCGAAGGTACCCTTTCCAGGGCAATCGAGTACGACCGGGCCGGTCACGGCAACCGCGGCGGCGATCGCGACGCGGCCGGTCATCCAGCGCAGGAAAGGGTCGGTGAGCATGGCGGCGGAATCGTCGGACCACGATTCGTCGAAAGACACGGGCGCGGCGACATCGGCGGCAAGCGGTACGGACGCGACGCCCACGCCGGACAACGCCGACGCCACGGCCGCGGGCACTGCGACCGAGCCCGCGAGCACCACCGAATCCGACGGCGGCGTGCGGCACCCCGCCGACG
This genomic interval carries:
- the rpmB gene encoding 50S ribosomal protein L28 is translated as MAAVCDVCAKGPGFGKSVSHSHRRTNRRWNPNIQTVRAQVAPGNTRRMNVCTSCLKAGKVVRG
- a CDS encoding GNAT family N-acetyltransferase encodes the protein MTESRWRIQPLAAEHTYRLAECHIACWREAYADLVPAHVLAAFDVRRRAAQWERDRLRYPGRTHVAVLGGAVIGFASTGESTDDNPVTPLELTALYVRSAWYGTGLADELVHTVLDPRTPYSLWVFEDNPRARAFYRRHGFRPDGARKIEPFTAVLELRMVRRARENEPGTRPSGPDIATG
- a CDS encoding uracil-DNA glycosylase — protein: MGAKPLSEIMDPGWAKALESVADRISAMGEFLRAENAAGRGYLPAGENVLRAFQRPFDAVRVLVVGQDPYPTPGHAMGLSFSVAPNVSPVPRSLANIFAEYTKDLGHPTPSCGDLSPWSDQGVLMLNRVLTVTPGQPASHRGKGWEAVTEQAIRALVARDEPLVAILWGRDASTLKPTLVEAEVPYIESAHPSPLSASRGFFGSRPFSRVNELLDELGAEPVDWRLP
- the thiL gene encoding thiamine-phosphate kinase, translating into MTVRELGEFALIERINRRRVQAPGVLLGPGDDAALVAAPDGRFVVTTDMLVQDRHFRLDWSSPVDIGRKAIAQNAADVVAMGATPSAFVVALGLPAETPVAVVDGLAEGMWAEAGRAGASIAGGDLVRSREIVISVTAFGDLAGRTPVPRSGARVGDTVAVAGRLGWSAAGLAVLTAGVRSDRFAEVLAAHRVPQPPYAAVLGVLTAGAAEDAAAQCAESGAAAVATSGPNALTDVSDGLLADLGHIAAASAVAIELDSAALRDPALEQIAAALDADATQWILTGGEDHAFAATWPPGCPLPAGWVPIGRVCAGHGVTVDGTTRRGSAGWESFGGADSAPAREPR
- a CDS encoding enoyl-CoA hydratase/isomerase family protein; its protein translation is MTSTAQTEYVKTVDGVLQITIATAANGTSMDFGGIVAGTAALRALGAEVGAVLLTSTGANFCAGGNVRGFAAAEDRAAHIYALATDLHHFVRALDATTVPVVAGVHGWAAGAGMSLVCAADIALGGPSTKLRPAYPGIGLSPDGGMSWTLPRIVGLGRAREILLTDAVLDADEAVRLGLLSRLVADDEVRDAALELARNLAAGPRSTHTGIKTLLAQSGSSTLSDQLDREREAIAAAADGPTGREGVDAFVAKRKPRYR
- a CDS encoding alpha/beta fold hydrolase; translated protein: MSNANNLLEPAPLRLRGSGGLELVADQFGPTDGPLVVFLHGGGQTRHSWKQTGVKLAASGLRVVTLDARGHGDSAWSADGDYRRDTMVRDLLLVLEQLGAPAVVVGASMGGITGLLATAVPGAPIKSLVLVDIVTRPEQAGVARVIEFLGKHRDGFDSLEQVADAVAEYLPHRPRPDNTDGLRRNLRQRDGRWYWHWDPDMLSGRVEDASAMVEQMEAAARGLRIPVLLVRGLRSDVVSAEGAAAFQELVPHAQLVEIGGAAHTAAGDNNDAFTDAVAEFVLRNER